GGTTTCTTATGAAAcaaataccgataaaacttcaatatacacTGGATGACACATGTTTAGCCCTTCGATAACAATCTGTTAAGAAACCAATAAAATGCTGATGGCTCgacgataaaaaaccgataactcgactaCACTAATTGGGTATCCGTTGTCGTCGATAAGGAGGCGAGGATCCAGCGCTGCCCAAAAAGTTCGAAATCTTcgggtaaagttacctctgttgaaGTTTAACTTCAACCGCTGGTCGAGCTCTAGTTAACATGAAAACATTGGCTTTCTAGACGCACACCAGTACGCTCACACAACTTCtggagtacttggtactcacggctttttttttgaggttaaggccGGAGCACGATGGCGAGTTCCGATTCACCGCAACAAAGCTCGGAAAAGGTGGAATTTCCCGTTTTTCTAATAAAAATTGGCTTGGTTAAATACCCACCCGAGTTATatacattgtttttattttgtttatttgtcaTCTCTCTTGTCTCCCTACGTGCAGGTGATGCTCCAGTGGATGAGGCTGTTATGCTGCTACACAATGGCATAAATCCTTGCGATGCCGCCATACACGTAATGACGGTCAATAACCGTAGCATTGAACTGCCCATAAAAGCGATCTCTGAAATTACGGATTTTGATATCAATCCCAAACGTAAAACGCTGGTCTATGTGAACGCCTACTACACACCCGACAGTTATTTCAGCGTACAAGCGCACCTTAAATTATTGCAGGAGACACGTCGTGATCTCAATATCATCATCGTCGATTTTGCACGCGATGTACTTCAGCTATATTATACAGTACGGCATCACGTTGCAGTGCAGGGTCATTTCGTAGCGAAAATACTTAACGTGATCATACAGCATGGTGTCGCACCGGCAGATATCACCGTGGCAGGTCATTCAGTGGGTGCTAATATAGCTGCTTTGGCCGCACAAATTTATGCCAGACAAACTGCAAAGCTTACCGGTCAATTAATTGCTATTGATCCAGCGTTGATGTGTCAGCCTGCGGACATTTATGTCCACCGCAATTCGAGTTCACGTGTTGTAGTGATACATGGTGAAGGTGATGTGTTTGGTGTGCGTGAACGTCGCGGCACCATCGATATTTATCCGAATGGTATTGGTTTCTTTCCGCGTCGTAAATTACAACCTGGTTGTGGTACAAAGATTTGCAGTCATATGTATTCGTTTGTTTTGTACATGGAAGCGCTCATCGAGAGTGTGATGATACCTGCCGTGAAGTGTGATAGTTGGTCACATTTCCGTAAGAGGCAATGTGATTTTAAAGATGCAGTCGCGTTAGGGTTGAAGTATCCCGATAAAGCTGGAGGCGTCTACTTTTGCCTAACACAACCAAATCCACCATTCACGTTTATGGAACATGGTTTGAGGTATCAGCGAAATTTGGCGTATGCAGCAAAGGCGAATTAAGTGCAAGAATTGAGTTGGAGTTGGATCAGTGCGAGCACGGCTTAAGTGAATAGCAGGATgttatatttttaagaataaaataaaactaagttTGTATACtttcacaatttttatttaaatgatGGCAAATGGGTATA
The Eurosta solidaginis isolate ZX-2024a chromosome 5, ASM4086904v1, whole genome shotgun sequence DNA segment above includes these coding regions:
- the LOC137252626 gene encoding lipase member H gives rise to the protein MQQQRFLLFCLWLQSFCLYLICANATAKSGDELTHQSIEAIQKRNLDILQETLPLGWKAFCDAPVDEAVMLLHNGINPCDAAIHVMTVNNRSIELPIKAISEITDFDINPKRKTLVYVNAYYTPDSYFSVQAHLKLLQETRRDLNIIIVDFARDVLQLYYTVRHHVAVQGHFVAKILNVIIQHGVAPADITVAGHSVGANIAALAAQIYARQTAKLTGQLIAIDPALMCQPADIYVHRNSSSRVVVIHGEGDVFGVRERRGTIDIYPNGIGFFPRRKLQPGCGTKICSHMYSFVLYMEALIESVMIPAVKCDSWSHFRKRQCDFKDAVALGLKYPDKAGGVYFCLTQPNPPFTFMEHGLRYQRNLAYAAKAN